Proteins encoded within one genomic window of Prauserella marina:
- the sigM gene encoding RNA polymerase sigma factor SigM → MTAAAAPTDADLIAAHTAGDPHAFNELVKRHRDRMWAVALRTVRDPEEAADALQEAFISAFRAAANFRAESQVTTWLHRIVVNACLDRVRRRQARPTVPLPEQGHNEPAMPRDSIAERETRLVIKEALAQLPEEQRVPIVLVDVEGYSVAETAKMLNIAEGTVKSRCARGRAKLAKLLAHLRNPDSHGDVPTHERKNGEGR, encoded by the coding sequence CAGCAGCAGCTCCCACTGATGCCGATCTCATAGCGGCGCATACCGCAGGGGATCCACACGCCTTCAACGAGTTGGTCAAGCGGCACCGCGACAGGATGTGGGCCGTTGCCCTCCGCACGGTGCGCGACCCCGAGGAAGCCGCCGACGCCTTACAAGAGGCGTTCATCTCGGCGTTCAGGGCTGCCGCCAATTTCCGGGCGGAGTCGCAGGTCACCACCTGGCTGCACCGGATCGTCGTCAACGCCTGCCTCGACAGGGTCCGCAGGCGACAGGCCCGTCCGACGGTGCCGCTGCCGGAACAGGGCCACAACGAGCCCGCCATGCCCCGTGACTCGATCGCGGAGCGGGAAACCCGGCTGGTGATCAAGGAAGCGCTCGCGCAACTACCCGAGGAACAACGGGTCCCGATCGTGCTGGTCGACGTCGAGGGTTACTCCGTTGCCGAAACGGCGAAAATGCTGAATATCGCCGAGGGAACAGTCAAGAGCAGATGTGCTAGAGGACGCGCCAAACTGGCCAAACTTCTCGCCCATCTGCGGAACCCCGACTCTCACGGTGACGTCCCAACTCACGAACGCAAAAACGGGGAGGGACGATGA